A section of the Carya illinoinensis cultivar Pawnee chromosome 12, C.illinoinensisPawnee_v1, whole genome shotgun sequence genome encodes:
- the LOC122289948 gene encoding protein PLASTID TRANSCRIPTIONALLY ACTIVE 10, with amino-acid sequence MQILKAPNFFSFPKTLNPTSKPHHHRTCLPLQPNSLFSFSKPTRPSIFTASSLASDEFPVDETFMEKFGPKDRESEDEARKRNWVERGWAPWEEILTPEADFARKSLNEGEEVPLQSPEAIEAFKMLRPSYRKKKMEAMGLTEDDYYRKQFEIKGEIPEPLETVWGAPLVVQHVPPRDWPPRGWEVDRKELEYIREAHKLQAVRVELEDLEKEVRTETEDMCLDRYRMFLKQYNEWVEANKDRLEEESYKYDQDYHPGRRKRGKDYKEGMYELPFYYPGQICLGKVTTLHLYQGAFVDIGGVYDGWVPIKGNDWYWIRHHIKVGMHVIVEILAKRDPYRFRFPIEMRFIRPNIDHLIFNRFDFPPIFHRDDTNLDELRRDSGRPPVPRKDPGDKPVEEPLLSNHPYVDKLWQIHVAEQMIMDDMEINPEKYKDKKLSELSDDEDFDEENSVVYTKAYYKKSLIPKMILKTSVKDLDLEAAFAEREFHNKLRREAKERGEGYKITKLRRNIEMDEYDLLHWHRSFEEREALIRDISCRQALGLPLEEPGRYKDASFFGKDKYDPSNPLYRYDYWGEPKNSEKSRQERMRDAHNKSIVGKGTVWHDMSYEDCIKQQMQREARAKELAQEEETHDGASKGDRDYEDDEDDDDSSDDDDDLDFSILQEYSGNSSNQPHVNGTESSIISDEGMFED; translated from the exons ATGCAAATCCTCAAAGCCCCGAATTTCTTTAGCTTCCCTAAAACCCTGAACCCTACCTCCAAACCTCACCACCACCGTACATGTCTTCCTCTCCAACCCAACTCGCTATTTTCCTTCTCCAAACCCACAAGACCTTCCATCTTCACAGCCAGCAGCCTCGCCTCCGACGAGTTCCCCGTCGATGAGACCTTCATGGAGAAATTCGGCCCCAAAGACAGAGAAAGTGAAGACGAAGCGCGAAAGCGCAACTGGGTCGAGCGCGGCTGGGCCCCCTGGGAAGAAATCCTCACTCCTGAAGCGGATTTCGCCCGGAAAAGCTTGAACGAAGGCGAAGAAGTCCCTCTACAAAGTCCAGAAGCTATCGAAGCGTTCAAAATGCTCAGACCTAGTTAccggaagaagaagatggaggcAATGGGACTGACCGAGGACGATTATTATCGGAAACAGTTTGAGATCAAGGGAGAAATACCGGAGCCTCTGGAGACGGTGTGGGGTGCGCCGTTGGTGGTACAGCACGTGCCGCCCCGGGATTGGCCGCCGCGGGGTTGGGAGGTGGATAGGAAGGAGCTAGAGTACATAAGGGAAGCGCATAAGCTGCAGGCTGTGAGGGTGGAGTTGGAGGACTTGGAGAAGGAGGTGAGGACGGAGACTGAGGACATGTGTTTGGATAGGTACAGGATGTTCTTGAAGCAGTACAATGAGTGGGTTGAGGCGAATAAGGATAGATTGGAGGAGGAATCTTATAAG TATGACCAAGATTACCATCCAGGTAGGAGGAAAAGAGGCAAGGACTACAAAGAGGGAATG TATGAGCTTCCGTTTTATTATCCAGGACAA ATTTGTTTAGGGAAAGTGACTACTTTGCACCTTTATCAAGGAGCATTCGTTGACATTGGTGGTGTGTATGATGG GTGGGTTCCCATAAAAGGTAATGATTGGTATTGGATTCGCCATCACATAAAAGTTGGTATGCACGTCATAGTTGAAATTCTG GCAAAACGAGATCCTTACCGTTTTCGGTTTCCCATCGAAATGCGATTTATCCGGCCAAACATAGATCACCTGAT CTTTAACAGATTTGACTTTCCGCCTATATTTCATCGTGATGATACTAATCTAGATGAGTTACGG CGTGATAGTGGAAGACCTCCGGTTCCTAGAAAAGATCCAGGGGACAAACCGGTAGAGGAACCTTTGTTGTCAAATCACCCTTATGTTGATAAG TTGTGGCAGATACATGTTGCTGAGCAAATGATTATGGATGATATGGAGATTAATCCTGAGAAATACAAAGACAAAAAATTATCGGAGTTATCCGATGATGAGGATTTTGATGAGGAAAACAGTGTTGTTTATACCAAAGCCTATTATAAGAAATCTTTAATACCAAAAATGATTTTG AAAACGAGTGTTAAAGACCTTGACTTGGAGGCTGCCTTTGCTGAGCGTGAG TTCCATAACAAACTAAGAAGGGAAGCAAAAGAAAGAGGAGAGGGATACAAAATTACCAAGCTTAGACGAAATATTGAAATGGATGAATATGACTTGCTACATTGGCATCGATCATTTGAGGAAAGAGAAGCTTTGATCAGAGACATTAGTTG CCGTCAAGCACTTGGTCTGCCATTGGAAGAGCCGGGAAGGTACAAAGATGCTAGTTTCTTTGGTAAGGATAAGTATGACCCTTCAAACCCTCTATATCGTTATGACTACTGGGGAGAACCCAAGAACTCTGAGAAGAGCAGGCAAGAGCGGATGAGAGATGCCCACAACAAATCTATTGTGGGTAAGGGTACTGTCTGGCACGATATGTCATACGAAGACTGCATCAAGCAGCAGATGCAAAGAGAAGCCCGTGCCAAGGAACTGGCTCAAGAAGAAGAAACTCATGATGGAGCGTCAAAAGGAGATCGTGAttatgaagatgatgaagacGACGACGACAGCAGCGATGACGATGATGACTTAGATTTCAGCATTTTACAAGAATATAGTGGTAATTCTTCAAATCAACCTCATGTTAATGGGACTGAATCTTCAATAATTTCAGATGAGGGTATGTTTGAGGATTAA
- the LOC122289087 gene encoding 3-oxoacyl-[acyl-carrier-protein] reductase 4-like isoform X1 gives MAAAAAIAFSSTGAPAKLSHFSRLRPPIFASLRLPRLSSHFGFVTSSSGLGAQVAAVEQPSVGVAKNVEAPVVVVTGASRGIGKAIALNLGKAGCKVLVNYARSSKEAEEVSKEIEACGGQALTYGGDVSKEADVELMIKTAVDTWGTIDVWINNAGITRDGLLMRMKKSQWQEVIDLNLTGVFLCTQAAAKIMMKKRKGRIINIASVVGLVGNAGQANYSAAKAGVIGFSKSVAKEYASRNINVNAVAPGFIASDMTGKLGEDIEKKILQTIPLGRYGQPEEVAGMVEFLALNPAASYITGQVFTIDGGMVM, from the exons ATGGCCGCCGCCGCCGCTATTGCCTTCAGCTCTACTGGAGCCCCGGCGAAGCTCTCCCACTTCTCTCGCCTCCGCCCTCCGATCTTCGCCTCACTTCGATTGCCTCGCCTCTCCTCTCATTTCGGATTCGTAACCTCCTCCTCCG GCTTGGGAGCTCAGGTTGCAGCAGTTGAGCAACCGAGTGTAGGTGTTGCTAAGAATGTGGAAGCTCCGGTGGTTGTTGTCACTGGGGCTTCTAGAGGCATCGGAAAGGCCATTGCTTTAAATCTCGGAAAAGCTGGTTGTAAG GTCCTAGTAAACTATGCAAGGTCGTCAAAGGAAGCTGAAGAAGTTTCCAAGGAG ATTGAGGCATGTGGCGGCCAAGCTCTTACCTATGGGGGTGACGTTTCAAAAGAAGCTGATGTagaattgatgattaaaact GCAGTTGACACATGGGGAACTATAGATGTCTGGATAAATAATGCAG GAATAACTCGAGATGGGTTATTGATGAGAATGAAAAAATCACAATGGCAGGAGGTTATTGATCTAAATCTTACTGGCGTATTTCTCTGCACACAG GCTGCAGCCAAAATtatgatgaaaaagagaaag GGAAGAATAATCAATATAGCATCTGTTGTTGGTCTGGTTGGCAATGCTGGACAAGCAAACTACAGCGCTGCAAAAGCCGGGGTAATTGGATTTTCAAAGAGTGTTGCAAAGGAATATGCAAGCAGGAATATTAAT GTTAATGCCGTGGCTCCTGGGTTTATTGCATCTGATATGACTGGCAAGCTCGGAGAAGACATAGAGAAGAAAATCTTGCAGACTATCCCATTAG GGCGGTATGGCCAACCTGAAGAAGTTGCAGGAATGGTGGAATTCTTGGCGCTTAATCCAGCTGCCAGCTACATTACTGGGCAG GTCTTCACCATTGATGGAGGAATGGTGATGTAG
- the LOC122289087 gene encoding 3-oxoacyl-[acyl-carrier-protein] reductase 4-like isoform X2, translated as MAAAAAIAFSSTGAPAKLSHFSRLRPPIFASLRLPRLSSHFGFVTSSSGLGAQVAAVEQPSVGVAKNVEAPVVVVTGASRGIGKAIALNLGKAGCKIEACGGQALTYGGDVSKEADVELMIKTAVDTWGTIDVWINNAGITRDGLLMRMKKSQWQEVIDLNLTGVFLCTQAAAKIMMKKRKGRIINIASVVGLVGNAGQANYSAAKAGVIGFSKSVAKEYASRNINVNAVAPGFIASDMTGKLGEDIEKKILQTIPLGRYGQPEEVAGMVEFLALNPAASYITGQVFTIDGGMVM; from the exons ATGGCCGCCGCCGCCGCTATTGCCTTCAGCTCTACTGGAGCCCCGGCGAAGCTCTCCCACTTCTCTCGCCTCCGCCCTCCGATCTTCGCCTCACTTCGATTGCCTCGCCTCTCCTCTCATTTCGGATTCGTAACCTCCTCCTCCG GCTTGGGAGCTCAGGTTGCAGCAGTTGAGCAACCGAGTGTAGGTGTTGCTAAGAATGTGGAAGCTCCGGTGGTTGTTGTCACTGGGGCTTCTAGAGGCATCGGAAAGGCCATTGCTTTAAATCTCGGAAAAGCTGGTTGTAAG ATTGAGGCATGTGGCGGCCAAGCTCTTACCTATGGGGGTGACGTTTCAAAAGAAGCTGATGTagaattgatgattaaaact GCAGTTGACACATGGGGAACTATAGATGTCTGGATAAATAATGCAG GAATAACTCGAGATGGGTTATTGATGAGAATGAAAAAATCACAATGGCAGGAGGTTATTGATCTAAATCTTACTGGCGTATTTCTCTGCACACAG GCTGCAGCCAAAATtatgatgaaaaagagaaag GGAAGAATAATCAATATAGCATCTGTTGTTGGTCTGGTTGGCAATGCTGGACAAGCAAACTACAGCGCTGCAAAAGCCGGGGTAATTGGATTTTCAAAGAGTGTTGCAAAGGAATATGCAAGCAGGAATATTAAT GTTAATGCCGTGGCTCCTGGGTTTATTGCATCTGATATGACTGGCAAGCTCGGAGAAGACATAGAGAAGAAAATCTTGCAGACTATCCCATTAG GGCGGTATGGCCAACCTGAAGAAGTTGCAGGAATGGTGGAATTCTTGGCGCTTAATCCAGCTGCCAGCTACATTACTGGGCAG GTCTTCACCATTGATGGAGGAATGGTGATGTAG
- the LOC122289088 gene encoding transcription factor GTE10-like isoform X1, with amino-acid sequence MAPSVPIDFTGQKESRKCSVSQMMGKSRKYSKGHSSAFVPDYLHAVETMGESEGFGSSGRVDMEITISEDSYAPKRKCISLIADGCDSFVVPMQVFSLSKMSQSQRKKLELRLKMELEQVQILQRKVASLNSNVVVLSPSSDIRSCSDGKKRPPLESLWRSTEISAPHGKKRAPAGRNGSRVKKSSSGLFEPVKLTALENTSNALLMEKCKLLLQGVMLHKYASIFNEPVDVVKWNIPDYFTVIKHPMDLGTVKRRIDSGEYSSPLVFASDVRLTFSNALTYNPPGNDVHHMTKTLSKYFEARWKAIEKKLSLSADEQSVPLGAGDPIESEITTQIPPATRKKFLTEDDTSMKLEPVRQIMTSEERLKLSSELEALLAELPESIVDFLKEHSAGQTNEEEIEIDIDALSDATVLTLRKLLDDYMLERQKNQEKDEPCEIDLPNEFSGNDLVDEDVDIVGGNDPPASSYSPVEIKKDVANRNSKCSSSSSSSSESGASSNDSESGSSSRRESDAAAKASVPIVDFKESLGSGATSGQKKDDLGDSEIENSELLDSINGVGLVEQNSQCKLMSAEADDHQEGESAPSESQVSPEKLYRAALLRSRFADTILKAREKALEKDEKRDPERLRLEREELERRQKEEKARLQAEAKAAEEFRRKAEADAAAEAKRKRELEREAARQALLKMEKTVDMNENSQFMEDLEMLTAAQDEHLPSFPEERSPDHSQNGFGFGSFKLQGNPLEQLGLYMKVDDEDEEEPPKSTPEPSNDVEEGEID; translated from the exons ATGGCACCTAGTGTTCCCATAGATTTCACTGGACAGAAGGAATCGAGGAAGTGTTCAGTATCACAAATGATGGGAAAGTCACGGAAATACTCTAAAGGGCATTCATCTGCTTTTGTCCCGGATTACCTGCATGCTGTTGAGACGATGGGCGAATCAGAAGGGTTTGGTAGTTCTGGACGGGTTGACATGGAGATAACAATTTCTGAGGATTCATATGCCCCGAAGAGAAAATGCATTAGCTTGATCGCAGATGGTTGTGATAGTTTTGTGGTGCCAATGCAAGTTTTTTCATTGTCAAAGATGTCACAGTCTCAAAGGAAGAAATTAGAATTGAGGTTGAAAATGGAACTTGAACAGGTCCAGATCCTTCAGAGGAAAGTTGCTAGTCTGAATTCAAATGTTGTTGTGTTATCCCCCTCTAGTGATATCCGGAGCTGCAGTGATGGAAAAAAGAGGCCTCCACTTGAGAGTTTGTGGAGGTCAACCGAAATATCCGCTCCGCATGGTAAGAAGCGAGCTCCTGCAGGGCGTAATGGGTCTCGTGTGAAAAAGAGTTCATCTGGGCTCTTTGAACCAGTGAAATTGACTGCATTAGAGaatacatcaaatgctttgttGATGGAAAAATGTAAGTTGTTGCTACAAGGTGTTATGTTACACAAGTATGCTTCTATTTTCAATGAACCGGTTGATGTTGTCAAGTGGAACATTCCGGATTATTTCACTGTCATTAAACATCCAATGGATTTGGGCACGGTGAAGAGGAGGATAGATTCAGGTGAATATTCAAGCCCATTGGTGTTTGCTTCAGATGTACGGCTTACTTTCTCAAATGCCTTGACTTACAACCCACCTGGAAATGATGTCCATCATATGACCAAAACACTCAGTAAATATTTTGAAGCGAGATGGAAAGCTATTGAGAAGAAGCTTTCGCTGAGCGCTGATGAGCAATCAGTGCCTTTAGGAGCTGGTGATCCTATAGAAAGTGAAATTACTACCCAAATTCCACCTGCTACAAGGAAAAAATTCCTCACTGAGGATGACACTAGTATGAAGCTAGAACCTGTTAGGCAGATAATGACCAGTGAAGAGAGGCTGAAACTGAGCTCAGAATTGGAGGCTTTGTTGGCAGAATTGCCTGAAAGCATTGTTGATTTCTTAAAGGAACATAGTGCTGGGCAAACCAATGAGGAGGAGATTGAGATTGATATCGATGCTCTTAGTGATGCAACCGTGCTCACGTTAAGGAAGCTTTTAGATGACTATATGCTGGAGAGGCAGAAAAACCAGGAGAAAGATGAACCTTGTGAAATTGAC CTTCCTAATGAGTTCTCAGGCAATGATCTGGTTGATGAGGATGTGGACATCGTGGGCGGTAATGATCCTCCTGCTTCAAGCTACTCTCCAGTAGAGATAAAGAAAGATGTAGCCAATAGAAACAGTAAATGCAGTAGTTCAAGTAGCTCTAGTAGTGAGTCAGGCGCTTCATCCAATG ATTCAGAGTCAGGCAGTTCATCTAGAAGGGAATCAGATGCTGCTGCTAAAGCCTCAGTTCCCATTGTTGATTTTAAG GAAAGCTTGGGCTCTGGAGCAACATCGGGTCAAAAGAAAGATGATCTTGGTGATTCAGAAATTGAAAATAGTGAGCTTTTAG ATTCAATTAATGGGGTGGGGCTTGTTGAACAGAACTCCCAGTGCAAGCTAATGTCTGCTGAGGCAGATGACCATCAAGAGG GGGAGAGTGCTCCATCCGAGAGTCAAGTCTCCCCCGAGAAGCTTTACCGTGCAGCTTTACTTAGGAGTCGTTTTGCTGACACCATACTTAAAGCTCGTGAAAAGGCACTCGAAAAG GATGAAAAGCGGGATCCGGAAAGATTACGACTTGAGAGAGAGGAACTTGAAAGGCGGCAGAAAGAAG aaAAAGCTCGATTGCAAGCTGAGGCCAAGGCTGCAGAAGAGTTTCGAAGAAAGGCTGAAGCAGACGCTGCAGCTGAAGCTAAAAGGAAGAGggaactagagagagaagctgcACGGCAGGCATTGCTAAAG atggagaagACTGTCGATATGAATGAAAACAGCCAATTTATGGAAGATCTAGAAATGCTTACGGCTGCCCAGGACGAACATCTACCAAGTTTCCCAGAAGAGAGAAGCCCAGATCATTCTCaaaatggttttggttttggcagTTTCAAACTTCAGGGTAACCCCTTGGAACAACTTGGACTGTACATGAAGGTCGACGATGAGGATGAAGAAGAACCACCCAAGAGCACTCCGGAACCATCAAACGATGTCGAGGAAGGAGAAATTGATTGA
- the LOC122289088 gene encoding transcription factor GTE10-like isoform X2, producing MAPSVPIDFTGQKESRKCSVSQMMGKSRKYSKGHSSAFVPDYLHAVETMGESEGFGSSGRVDMEITISEDSYAPKRKCISLIADGCDSFVVPMQVFSLSKMSQSQRKKLELRLKMELEQVQILQRKVASLNSNVVVLSPSSDIRSCSDGKKRPPLESLWRSTEISAPHGKKRAPAGRNGSRVKKSSSGLFEPVKLTALENTSNALLMEKCKLLLQGVMLHKYASIFNEPVDVVKWNIPDYFTVIKHPMDLGTVKRRIDSGEYSSPLVFASDVRLTFSNALTYNPPGNDVHHMTKTLSKYFEARWKAIEKKLSLSADEQSVPLGAGDPIESEITTQIPPATRKKFLTEDDTSMKLEPVRQIMTSEERLKLSSELEALLAELPESIVDFLKEHSAGQTNEEEIEIDIDALSDATVLTLRKLLDDYMLERQKNQEKDEPCEIDLPNEFSGNDLVDEDVDIVGGNDPPASSYSPVEIKKDVANRNSKCSSSSSSSSESGASSNDSESGSSSRRESDAAAKASVPIVDFKESLGSGATSGQKKDDLGDSEIENSELLDSINGVGLVEQNSQCKLMSAEADDHQEGESAPSESQVSPEKLYRAALLRSRFADTILKAREKALEKDEKRDPERLRLEREELERRQKEEKARLQAEAKAAEEFRRKAEADAAAEAKRKRELEREAARQALLKKCFWLVADGEDCRYE from the exons ATGGCACCTAGTGTTCCCATAGATTTCACTGGACAGAAGGAATCGAGGAAGTGTTCAGTATCACAAATGATGGGAAAGTCACGGAAATACTCTAAAGGGCATTCATCTGCTTTTGTCCCGGATTACCTGCATGCTGTTGAGACGATGGGCGAATCAGAAGGGTTTGGTAGTTCTGGACGGGTTGACATGGAGATAACAATTTCTGAGGATTCATATGCCCCGAAGAGAAAATGCATTAGCTTGATCGCAGATGGTTGTGATAGTTTTGTGGTGCCAATGCAAGTTTTTTCATTGTCAAAGATGTCACAGTCTCAAAGGAAGAAATTAGAATTGAGGTTGAAAATGGAACTTGAACAGGTCCAGATCCTTCAGAGGAAAGTTGCTAGTCTGAATTCAAATGTTGTTGTGTTATCCCCCTCTAGTGATATCCGGAGCTGCAGTGATGGAAAAAAGAGGCCTCCACTTGAGAGTTTGTGGAGGTCAACCGAAATATCCGCTCCGCATGGTAAGAAGCGAGCTCCTGCAGGGCGTAATGGGTCTCGTGTGAAAAAGAGTTCATCTGGGCTCTTTGAACCAGTGAAATTGACTGCATTAGAGaatacatcaaatgctttgttGATGGAAAAATGTAAGTTGTTGCTACAAGGTGTTATGTTACACAAGTATGCTTCTATTTTCAATGAACCGGTTGATGTTGTCAAGTGGAACATTCCGGATTATTTCACTGTCATTAAACATCCAATGGATTTGGGCACGGTGAAGAGGAGGATAGATTCAGGTGAATATTCAAGCCCATTGGTGTTTGCTTCAGATGTACGGCTTACTTTCTCAAATGCCTTGACTTACAACCCACCTGGAAATGATGTCCATCATATGACCAAAACACTCAGTAAATATTTTGAAGCGAGATGGAAAGCTATTGAGAAGAAGCTTTCGCTGAGCGCTGATGAGCAATCAGTGCCTTTAGGAGCTGGTGATCCTATAGAAAGTGAAATTACTACCCAAATTCCACCTGCTACAAGGAAAAAATTCCTCACTGAGGATGACACTAGTATGAAGCTAGAACCTGTTAGGCAGATAATGACCAGTGAAGAGAGGCTGAAACTGAGCTCAGAATTGGAGGCTTTGTTGGCAGAATTGCCTGAAAGCATTGTTGATTTCTTAAAGGAACATAGTGCTGGGCAAACCAATGAGGAGGAGATTGAGATTGATATCGATGCTCTTAGTGATGCAACCGTGCTCACGTTAAGGAAGCTTTTAGATGACTATATGCTGGAGAGGCAGAAAAACCAGGAGAAAGATGAACCTTGTGAAATTGAC CTTCCTAATGAGTTCTCAGGCAATGATCTGGTTGATGAGGATGTGGACATCGTGGGCGGTAATGATCCTCCTGCTTCAAGCTACTCTCCAGTAGAGATAAAGAAAGATGTAGCCAATAGAAACAGTAAATGCAGTAGTTCAAGTAGCTCTAGTAGTGAGTCAGGCGCTTCATCCAATG ATTCAGAGTCAGGCAGTTCATCTAGAAGGGAATCAGATGCTGCTGCTAAAGCCTCAGTTCCCATTGTTGATTTTAAG GAAAGCTTGGGCTCTGGAGCAACATCGGGTCAAAAGAAAGATGATCTTGGTGATTCAGAAATTGAAAATAGTGAGCTTTTAG ATTCAATTAATGGGGTGGGGCTTGTTGAACAGAACTCCCAGTGCAAGCTAATGTCTGCTGAGGCAGATGACCATCAAGAGG GGGAGAGTGCTCCATCCGAGAGTCAAGTCTCCCCCGAGAAGCTTTACCGTGCAGCTTTACTTAGGAGTCGTTTTGCTGACACCATACTTAAAGCTCGTGAAAAGGCACTCGAAAAG GATGAAAAGCGGGATCCGGAAAGATTACGACTTGAGAGAGAGGAACTTGAAAGGCGGCAGAAAGAAG aaAAAGCTCGATTGCAAGCTGAGGCCAAGGCTGCAGAAGAGTTTCGAAGAAAGGCTGAAGCAGACGCTGCAGCTGAAGCTAAAAGGAAGAGggaactagagagagaagctgcACGGCAGGCATTGCTAAAG AAATGCTTCTGGcttgttgcagatggagaagACTGTCGATATGAATGA